CGTTGAAGCGCACCGCCATGTCCAGCCGGCCGTGGCTGCTGCTGTCCTCCACCACCACGTCCAGCCCCAGCCCCGCGAAGTACGAGTAGAACACGCTGGCGTAGAAGCCTTCGTAGCTCGCGATGTCGTTGTTCGTGTACCACTGATGGGGAATGCTGGCGAAGAACGCCTCGAACAGCGCCGCGAGGCCCGAGAAGTCGTTGGCCAGCAGCAGATCGTAGAGCCGCGCGCTGTGCGCCGTCGGCCGCGACGCATTCCCCGTCATGCGGCTCAGCAGGCTCCGGTTCAGGCTCTGGCGCACCTCCCGGTTCGGATACCCCAGCCGATAGAACATGACCCCGCCCCGGGGCTCCGCACGCTGGATGGTCAGGTAGCCGGTCTGGAACAGCAGCGCCTCGGTCGGCATGTCGCCGACGTCGAACGTCGACAGCAACTCCGCGCTGCCCACCATTCCGTCCAGCGCCAGCGAGCTCACGCGCCGGTCGAACAGCGTGTCCACCAGAAACGTCGGCGTGCCGGTCTCGAACCAGTGCGCGGCGAACTCGCGCGTGTCGAACAGCAGCAGGATGTCGAACGGGTTGTAGACCTTCTCCTCGCCGCGCCAACTGTAGCCGTTGTACCAGTCCCGGACCTGGTTCCGGTCCAGGCCGCCGAGCTCCGGCGCGAACACGATGTCGAGGTCCGCGTCGGTGTAGCCGCAGATGGCCGAATAGGGCGGGTGCAGCGTGATGTCCCTGAGGTTATTGAGGCCGGAGAACAGGCTGACCTTGGAGAACTTGCTCACGCCGGTGATGAAGCTGAAGCGGATGTGCGCGTCGCTGTCCTTGATGACCGCGTAGAGGCCGCGCAGGAAGTCGCGGTTGGCGCGGGCGAGCTCCGGCGCGTCCAGCGCGTCCAGAATCGGCTTGTCGTACTCGTCCACCAGGACGACGGCCCGCTGCCCGGCCTGCGCGCTCGACACCCGGACCAGATGCCCGAAGCGCTCCGCGGCCGTGTCGTAGCGGGAAGCGACGCCGAGCTGTTCCTCCAGGACATCGAGCTGGGCCATCAGGTTGATGTGCAGGTAGCCCGGTTCCTTGAAGTTGCCGCTGCCGAAGCTGAGGCGCAGCACGGGATGGCGCACCGACCAGTCCCACCGGCCGTGGATGGCGAGTCCCCCGAAGAGCGGCTCGTTGCCCTCGAACAGCTCCTTGCAGGTGTCGAGGAACAGGCTCTTGCCGAAGCGCCGCGGACGCGACAGGAAGTAGTGCTTGGCCTCGTCGAGGAGCCGACCGATGTAGGCGGTCTTGTCCACGTAGTAGCAATGCTCCTCCCGGATTTCGCGGAAGGTCTGCACGCCGATGGGCAGCTTGCGTCGCGTCATGGAACGCACACGGATCGTGGCCTCATCCTGTCGCAACCCGTATTGTCGCATCCGAGGCCGGATGTTCGCGCGTGGCTTCAACGTGCACGCCTGTCGGCGCGTTGTCCGCGGTGGCGGTCCGGTAGCTGCCCGGGGAGAGCTCCGGGTCGGAGACGCCGTCGATTGACGCACGACACCGGGGTTGCGCGGGAGTAGACTTGGGCTGATTGCACGGTGCCGGCGTCTCCGGCGTGCCAACCGCAGGCCCGTGCCCGTTTAGATAGCCGCGTCTCTCGGAAGCACCCGGAACCGAAGGAGGCAGCGATGGCTGCACCCCGCATCCTCTTCGGCATGTCATTCCTCATGGCTCTGATGGCGTTCAGCTTCCCGCTCCACTTGGCCGCGCAACCGGGGAGCGCCGGCTCGGCGGCAGTGCGCGCCGCGCCGGACTTCCGCACGGTCCGCCCCGTCATCCGCGGGCAGGAGTACGCGGTCAGCTCGATGAAGGCGCAGGCGACGGCCGCCGCGGTCGAGATACTCGACGCGGGCGGCAATGCCTTCGACGCCGCGGTGGCGGGGCAGGCGGTGCTGGCCCTGGTCGACCCGGCGATGAACGGCATCGGAGCCGACGCCGTCGTGCTGGTCTACGATGCCGAGGCGAAGCAGGTCTACTCGATCAACGCGGAGGGGATGGCGCCGGCGTTGGCCACCATCGAGTGGTACGAGGAGCACAACAACGGCGAGCTGCCGCGCAGCGACGGGCTGCTGGCCGCGTCCACGCCCGGCGTGGTCGACGCCTGGTACCTCCTGCTCGACCGCTGGGGGACGATGACCTTCGAGCAGACGCTGCGGCGGGCGATTGCGGTCGCGGCCGAGGGTTTCCCCGTCAGCGAAGGACTCAGCCGCACCATCGCCAACTCGTCGAAGATCCGCAAGTACCCGACGACCATGAAGGTCTACTTCCCGGACGGCCGCGCGCCGGCGCCGGGCGAGATCTTCCGCAATCCCGACGCCGCCCGCGTGCTGGAGAAGATCGTCGAGTCCGAGCGCGAGAACGCCCACCTGGGCCGGTCGGCGGCGCTGAAGGCGGGGCGCGACCGCTTCTACAAGGGCGACATCGCCCGCGACATGGCGAGGTTCTTCGAGGAGCACGGCGGCCTCTACCGCTACGAGGACTTCGCCGCCTTCACCGCCCAGGTGGAGACGCCGGTCTCGACCAACTACCGCGGCTACGACGTCTACAAGAACCCGTCGGCCAGCCAGGGGCCGGCCGAGCTGTTCACCCTGAACATCCTGGAGGGCTTCGACCTCGTCGCCATGCGCCACAACAGCGCCGACTACATCCACACGAGCGCCGAGGCGCTGAAGCTGGCCTTCGCCGACCGCGACAAGTATCTCGGCGACCAGGACGTCGTCCCCATCCCCTACGAGGGGCTGCTGTCGAAGGACTACGCGGCCGAGCGCCGCGCGCTGGTCGACCCGGACGAGGCGTCGCTGGAGTTCCGGCCGGGCAGTCCCGAGCGGTTCATGGACAACCCGCCCCCGACCC
The Acidobacteriota bacterium DNA segment above includes these coding regions:
- a CDS encoding ATP-binding protein, with product MTRRKLPIGVQTFREIREEHCYYVDKTAYIGRLLDEAKHYFLSRPRRFGKSLFLDTCKELFEGNEPLFGGLAIHGRWDWSVRHPVLRLSFGSGNFKEPGYLHINLMAQLDVLEEQLGVASRYDTAAERFGHLVRVSSAQAGQRAVVLVDEYDKPILDALDAPELARANRDFLRGLYAVIKDSDAHIRFSFITGVSKFSKVSLFSGLNNLRDITLHPPYSAICGYTDADLDIVFAPELGGLDRNQVRDWYNGYSWRGEEKVYNPFDILLLFDTREFAAHWFETGTPTFLVDTLFDRRVSSLALDGMVGSAELLSTFDVGDMPTEALLFQTGYLTIQRAEPRGGVMFYRLGYPNREVRQSLNRSLLSRMTGNASRPTAHSARLYDLLLANDFSGLAALFEAFFASIPHQWYTNNDIASYEGFYASVFYSYFAGLGLDVVVEDSSSHGRLDMAVRFNGQVYLFEFKVVELAPEGAAMAQLKAKRYADKYRSRGEPIHLIAVEFSKEARNLAAFDVEQV
- the ggt gene encoding gamma-glutamyltransferase, coding for MAAPRILFGMSFLMALMAFSFPLHLAAQPGSAGSAAVRAAPDFRTVRPVIRGQEYAVSSMKAQATAAAVEILDAGGNAFDAAVAGQAVLALVDPAMNGIGADAVVLVYDAEAKQVYSINAEGMAPALATIEWYEEHNNGELPRSDGLLAASTPGVVDAWYLLLDRWGTMTFEQTLRRAIAVAAEGFPVSEGLSRTIANSSKIRKYPTTMKVYFPDGRAPAPGEIFRNPDAARVLEKIVESERENAHLGRSAALKAGRDRFYKGDIARDMARFFEEHGGLYRYEDFAAFTAQVETPVSTNYRGYDVYKNPSASQGPAELFTLNILEGFDLVAMRHNSADYIHTSAEALKLAFADRDKYLGDQDVVPIPYEGLLSKDYAAERRALVDPDEASLEFRPGSPERFMDNPPPTPAHPRVTFAGEADHEGDTSYIAVVDGDRNMVSFEPSLHSGFGTGVVVGDLGFSFTCRGDYYSLVHGEANALAPGKRPRSTLQSTLVMKDGAPWGILGSPGGDDQIMRTMQTLLNMVEFNMNVQQAIEAPRWSTRSFPASPFPHTMYPGDLSVERGISAEVRAVLEAKGHALRVRPEWSMGSNAAIIVDHEHGVLAAGVDPRTEGVAWAK